A segment of the Burkholderia sp. PAMC 26561 genome:
TGTCGATGTACGCTATCGCGAAGCGGTGTACACCGTGGTCGGGAAGTGGCTGAAGGGTGTGTACCCGGTATCGACGGGTATTGTGATTTCAGCGCTTGCGCGTCCCGAGTGGCTCGTCGAAATCGACGTGATCGCCGTCATTCCAAATAGCTGAGCGGAGGATCGCATGACGTTTTCTCTGGCTGGCCGATGCGAACGTACGGGCATGGTCGGCGGCATTGTGTGCAGTTCGAGCATTGCGGTTCCCAGCCGATGTCTATGGGCAAGTCCGCATGGCGTGGTGCTGAGTCAGAACGTGACCGATCCGCGCCTCGGCGTGCTCGGATTGCAGTTGCTTGGCGCCGGTTTTGGTGCTGAAAGCACCTTGCAACAATTGCAGCACGCACGTCCTTACGCGGAGTGGCGGCAGCTCGCCGTACTCGATGCCGACGGTTCGCGCGACGCTGCGACGGGCCAAAAAGGGCTGGGTATAATCGCGACGAAACCGGGGCGCAACTGCGTTGCAGCGGGCAACCTGCTCGCCCACGACGGCATTCCGGCCGCCATGGTCGAAGCCTTCGAAGTATCGCCCGCAAGCTCGCTGGCCGAGCGCCTGATCGCGGCACTGGAAGCGGGTGCGGCGGCAGGCGGCGAAGCGGGTCCCGTGCATTCGGCGGGATTTTGCGTGTATGGAAGAGAGGTCTGGCCGCTCGCGGAGTTGCGCGTGGACTGGTCGGATCAACCCATTGCTGATTTGCGGGCGCTCTGGCAGCGCTACGAACCGCAGATGAACGACTACGCAATGCGCGCAATACGTCCCGAGCAGGCACCGTCGTATGGAGTACCCGGAGATCTTTAGCCAATGAAGCACGCCTTGCTCGACACCACGCTTGATCTGCTGAACGATCTGGTCGCGTTCGATACCCGCAGCTCCGAATCGAACCTCAAGCTGATCGAGTATGTCCAGCGGTATCTAAATCGGCACGGCGTGGAGTCCGCTCTCGTCTTCGACGAAACCGGCCGCAAGGCGAACCTGTATGCAACCATCGGCCCGAAGGACGTGGCGGGTCTGTGCTTTTCGGGTCACACCGATGTCGTACCCGCCGCGGGTCAGCCGTGGACCGTGCCGCCCTTCGAGATGACGCGCGGGAGCGACCGTGTCTTCGGGCGTGGCAAAGCCGACATGAAGGGTTTTATCGCGGCGGTGCTTGCAAGCGTGCCGCACTTCGTTGCGACCTGCAAAGACGTGCCTGTTCATCTTGCATTCAGTTATGACGAAGAAGTCGGTTGCCGTGGCGTGCGCGGTTTGTTGCGTGAACTGGCGGCAGCGCCGGTCAAGCCGCTTGCATGCATTATTGGCGAGCCGACGAGCATGCAGGTCGCGGTGGCGCACAAGGGCAAGAAGGCGTACAGATGCTGCGTGAAAGGTCTCGCCGGGCATTCCGCGCTGACACATCTCGGCGTGAATGCGGTGGATTTCGCGGCGGAACTCGTGACGTTCCTGCGGCGAACGCAGCGCGACTTGCGCACAAAGGCAACGCTCGACCACGACTTTGATCCGCCGTACACAACCATCCATACCGGCCGCTTCAATGGCGGTATTGCGTTGAACGTGATCCCGGACCACGCGCAAGTGGAGTTTGAAATCCGCAATCTGCCCGCCGATAACGCGGACGCCATCGTGCAAACCATCACGCACTATGCGGATACCGAACTCGTCGGCGCCATGCGCGAAACGTTCGCCGAAAGCGATATCGACTGGGAACAACTGGTGGATTATCCGGCACTGTCGGATCGGGCTGCGGCCGGCTGGTTGCGCGATCTGGCATGCGCGGCTGCCGGACGGGACGACGTGCGCACCCTCGCGTTCGGAACCGAAGGCGGCCTGTTTCAGTCGATAGGCATTCCTACAGTCGTATGCGGACCGGGTTCGATCGAAC
Coding sequences within it:
- a CDS encoding DUF1028 domain-containing protein; amino-acid sequence: MTFSLAGRCERTGMVGGIVCSSSIAVPSRCLWASPHGVVLSQNVTDPRLGVLGLQLLGAGFGAESTLQQLQHARPYAEWRQLAVLDADGSRDAATGQKGLGIIATKPGRNCVAAGNLLAHDGIPAAMVEAFEVSPASSLAERLIAALEAGAAAGGEAGPVHSAGFCVYGREVWPLAELRVDWSDQPIADLRALWQRYEPQMNDYAMRAIRPEQAPSYGVPGDL
- the argE gene encoding acetylornithine deacetylase: MKHALLDTTLDLLNDLVAFDTRSSESNLKLIEYVQRYLNRHGVESALVFDETGRKANLYATIGPKDVAGLCFSGHTDVVPAAGQPWTVPPFEMTRGSDRVFGRGKADMKGFIAAVLASVPHFVATCKDVPVHLAFSYDEEVGCRGVRGLLRELAAAPVKPLACIIGEPTSMQVAVAHKGKKAYRCCVKGLAGHSALTHLGVNAVDFAAELVTFLRRTQRDLRTKATLDHDFDPPYTTIHTGRFNGGIALNVIPDHAQVEFEIRNLPADNADAIVQTITHYADTELVGAMRETFAESDIDWEQLVDYPALSDRAAAGWLRDLACAAAGRDDVRTLAFGTEGGLFQSIGIPTVVCGPGSIEQGHKADEYVELEQLSKCLTFLGNLSTSLPGTVSANR